Proteins encoded within one genomic window of Amorphoplanes friuliensis DSM 7358:
- a CDS encoding DUF3040 domain-containing protein — MLSKEDNRRLAQLERQLRREDPDFCARMRGDLPTRRRVPISLVLAGCVVWAAALTLALLGWWGAAAIAGVWGTVIVAALAYRCRPGRPSPGPGLLPPPW, encoded by the coding sequence ATGCTCAGCAAGGAAGACAACCGCAGACTGGCGCAGCTGGAACGTCAGCTCCGCCGCGAGGACCCGGACTTCTGTGCACGGATGCGCGGCGATCTGCCCACCCGCCGCCGCGTGCCGATCTCACTCGTACTGGCCGGCTGTGTCGTCTGGGCAGCCGCCCTGACCCTGGCCCTCCTCGGCTGGTGGGGCGCCGCCGCGATAGCGGGCGTCTGGGGCACGGTCATCGTGGCCGCGCTCGCCTACCGCTGCCGTCCAGGCCGGCCTTCACCCGGACCAGGGCTGCTACCCCCACCCTGGTGA
- a CDS encoding bifunctional glycosyltransferase family 2/GtrA family protein, producing MSLSTLPSHTSEQVRVLAPVLDVVVPVHNEEIDLEPCVRRLHDHLRAEFPYRFRITIADNASTDSTPDVAARLAEVLPDVTSVRLPEKGRGRALKHVWTHSDAAVLAYMDVDLSTDLGALLPLVAPLISGHSDLAIGSRLARGSRVVRGVKREVISRTYNLILRGTLSARFSDAQCGFKAIRAEVAERLLPLVEDTGWFFDTEMLVLAERAGLRIHEVPVDWVDDPDSRVDIVATALADLRGIARLTRALGSGRLPVAALREQLGRNPLPVAGVPAGLTGQLLRFAAVGVASTLAYLLLYALLRTGAGPQAANLVALLVTAVANTAANRRLTFRVRGNGGAWRHQAQGLVVFAIGLGLTSGSLALLHLASTPPTIVELAVLVLANLVATGVRFLLMRSWVFRTTTRTKQA from the coding sequence ATGAGCCTTTCGACGCTGCCTTCGCACACTTCCGAGCAGGTACGGGTCCTCGCTCCGGTGCTCGACGTGGTCGTACCGGTCCACAACGAGGAGATCGACCTCGAACCATGTGTGCGCCGGCTGCACGACCACCTGCGGGCCGAGTTCCCGTACCGGTTCCGGATCACCATCGCGGACAACGCCAGCACCGACTCCACGCCGGACGTGGCCGCGCGGCTCGCCGAGGTGCTGCCGGACGTGACGTCGGTGCGGCTGCCGGAGAAGGGTCGCGGGCGGGCGCTCAAGCACGTGTGGACACACTCGGATGCTGCTGTCCTCGCGTACATGGATGTGGATCTTTCGACGGACCTCGGCGCGCTGCTGCCGCTCGTGGCGCCGCTGATCTCGGGCCACTCGGATCTGGCGATCGGCTCCCGGCTGGCCCGCGGCTCGCGGGTCGTGCGCGGCGTCAAGCGGGAGGTCATCTCCCGCACCTACAACCTGATCCTGCGTGGGACACTCTCGGCGCGCTTCTCCGACGCCCAGTGCGGCTTCAAGGCGATCCGGGCGGAGGTGGCCGAGCGGCTGCTGCCGCTGGTCGAGGACACCGGCTGGTTCTTCGACACGGAGATGCTGGTGCTGGCCGAGCGGGCCGGGCTGCGCATCCACGAGGTGCCGGTCGACTGGGTCGACGACCCCGACAGCCGCGTCGACATCGTGGCGACCGCGTTGGCCGACCTGCGCGGCATCGCCCGCCTCACCCGGGCGCTGGGCAGCGGTCGGCTGCCCGTGGCCGCGCTGCGTGAGCAGCTCGGCCGCAACCCGCTGCCCGTGGCGGGCGTTCCAGCCGGTCTGACCGGTCAGCTGCTGCGCTTCGCGGCGGTCGGTGTGGCGAGCACGCTGGCTTACCTGCTCCTCTATGCCCTGCTGCGCACCGGCGCCGGCCCGCAGGCGGCCAACCTCGTCGCCCTGCTCGTCACCGCCGTCGCGAACACCGCGGCCAACCGAAGGCTCACTTTCCGGGTACGCGGAAACGGCGGCGCGTGGCGTCATCAGGCCCAGGGGCTGGTCGTCTTTGCCATCGGACTGGGGCTGACCAGCGGCTCACTGGCCCTGCTGCACCTGGCGAGCACCCCACCGACCATCGTGGAGCTGGCGGTCCTGGTCCTCGCCAACCTGGTCGCCACCGGCGTCCGTTTCCTGCTCATGCGCAGCTGGGTCTTCCGCACCACCACGCGCACGAAACAGGCATGA
- a CDS encoding ArnT family glycosyltransferase, with amino-acid sequence MTSTLPVPPMVSPAEPPPAARPRSRRSAFLRGREDDAPWVRPSLLALLILTGVLYLWGLGASGWGNAFYSAAVQAGSESWKAFFFGSSDAANSITVDKTPGSLWVMALSARIFGVNAWSILVPQALMGVATAGLLFTTVRRWYGPAAGLIAGAVSALTPVAVLMFRFNNPDALLVLLMVAGAYATVRAIENGSTKWLVLAGVFVGFGFLTKMLQALLVVPAYALAYLFAGPPKLGKRIAQLLLSGLAVVVSAGWYITIVELVPASMRPYIGGSQNNSLLELTLGYNGLGRLSGNETGSVGGGGGGGWGETGLLRMFDSSQGGQVSWLLPAALIVLVGGLVLTFRAARTDRLRAGLILWGTWLIGTALVFSLMQGIFHAYYTVALAPAIGAVVGMGATLLWRHRRNVFAAATLATAVAVSAWWSFHLLGLSPDFLPWLRWVVLAGGILAALGMVAALQLPARIALATAGLALVAVLAGPAAYAVQTASEPHTGSIPTAGPEVQGGGGFGGRGGPGGGGGGRGQRGGFPGGGFPGGAFPGGGFPGGTQGGTPPGGTTGTAPGGTAQGGGMRGGGGMGGLLNAATVSDEMKSVLDKNADQYTWVAAAVGSQSASGYQLATGDPVMAIGGFNGSDPSPTLAQFQQYVADGEIHYFIGSGGGFGGGRGGTGSSGSNYSSQISEWVTANFTAQTVDGVTLYDLTATQ; translated from the coding sequence CCCGTCCCCGGTCCCGCCGGTCCGCGTTCCTGCGCGGCCGTGAGGACGATGCCCCCTGGGTACGCCCGTCGCTGCTCGCGCTGCTGATCCTCACCGGCGTCCTCTACCTCTGGGGTCTCGGCGCGTCCGGCTGGGGTAACGCGTTCTACTCGGCGGCGGTGCAGGCCGGCTCCGAGAGCTGGAAGGCCTTCTTCTTCGGCTCGTCGGACGCCGCCAACTCGATCACCGTCGACAAGACACCGGGCTCGCTGTGGGTCATGGCGCTCTCGGCCCGCATCTTCGGCGTCAACGCGTGGAGCATCCTCGTCCCGCAGGCCCTGATGGGTGTGGCGACGGCCGGACTGCTCTTCACCACGGTCCGCCGCTGGTACGGCCCGGCCGCCGGCCTGATCGCGGGCGCCGTCTCGGCCCTGACCCCGGTCGCGGTGCTGATGTTCCGCTTCAACAACCCGGACGCGCTGCTGGTGCTGCTGATGGTCGCCGGCGCGTACGCGACCGTGCGGGCCATCGAGAACGGCTCGACCAAGTGGCTGGTCCTGGCCGGTGTGTTTGTCGGCTTCGGCTTCCTGACCAAGATGCTGCAGGCGCTGCTGGTCGTCCCGGCGTACGCGCTGGCGTACCTCTTCGCCGGCCCGCCGAAGCTCGGCAAGCGCATCGCGCAACTGCTGCTCTCCGGGCTGGCGGTGGTCGTCTCGGCCGGGTGGTACATCACGATCGTCGAGCTGGTGCCGGCGTCGATGCGCCCGTACATCGGCGGGTCGCAGAACAACAGCCTGCTCGAGCTGACCCTCGGCTACAACGGTCTGGGCCGGCTCAGCGGCAACGAGACCGGCAGTGTCGGCGGGGGCGGTGGCGGCGGCTGGGGTGAGACCGGTCTGCTGCGGATGTTCGACAGTTCGCAGGGCGGTCAGGTGTCCTGGCTGCTGCCCGCGGCGCTGATCGTGCTGGTGGGCGGGCTGGTCCTGACCTTCCGGGCCGCGCGCACCGACCGGCTGCGCGCGGGGCTGATCCTCTGGGGCACCTGGCTGATCGGTACGGCGCTGGTGTTCAGCCTCATGCAGGGCATCTTCCACGCGTACTACACCGTGGCGCTGGCCCCGGCGATCGGCGCGGTGGTCGGCATGGGCGCGACGCTGCTGTGGCGTCACCGGCGCAACGTCTTCGCGGCGGCAACGCTGGCGACGGCGGTCGCGGTGAGCGCTTGGTGGTCGTTCCACCTCCTGGGTCTCAGCCCCGACTTCCTGCCCTGGCTGCGCTGGGTCGTACTGGCCGGCGGCATCTTGGCCGCGCTCGGGATGGTGGCCGCACTGCAACTGCCGGCGCGGATCGCGCTGGCCACCGCCGGGCTGGCGCTGGTGGCGGTGCTGGCCGGGCCAGCCGCCTACGCGGTGCAGACGGCATCCGAGCCGCACACCGGATCCATCCCCACGGCCGGACCTGAGGTCCAGGGCGGCGGCGGCTTCGGCGGACGCGGCGGCCCCGGCGGCGGTGGCGGCGGTCGCGGCCAGCGCGGCGGCTTCCCCGGCGGCGGTTTCCCAGGCGGCGCTTTCCCCGGCGGCGGTTTCCCGGGCGGCACCCAGGGCGGCACCCCGCCGGGCGGAACCACCGGAACGGCCCCGGGCGGCACAGCGCAAGGCGGCGGGATGCGTGGCGGCGGTGGCATGGGCGGCCTGCTCAACGCCGCGACCGTCAGCGACGAGATGAAGTCCGTGCTGGACAAGAACGCCGACCAGTACACCTGGGTGGCCGCGGCCGTCGGTTCGCAGAGCGCCTCGGGATACCAGCTCGCCACCGGTGACCCGGTCATGGCGATCGGCGGCTTCAACGGCAGCGACCCCTCACCCACCCTCGCGCAATTCCAGCAGTACGTCGCCGACGGAGAGATCCACTACTTCATCGGCAGCGGCGGCGGTTTCGGCGGCGGCCGGGGTGGCACCGGCTCGAGCGGCAGCAACTACAGCTCGCAGATCTCCGAGTGGGTCACCGCGAACTTCACCGCGCAGACCGTGGACGGTGTGACGCTCTACGACCTGACCGCCACGCAGTGA